One Anas acuta chromosome 32, bAnaAcu1.1, whole genome shotgun sequence DNA segment encodes these proteins:
- the DNMT1 gene encoding DNA (cytosine-5)-methyltransferase 1 isoform X5 translates to MAGPGCRLQALERDEESLSEKADVRDQLSELEAKLRCEELSEERYLAKVKALLHQELSAENGDAAPLLRASNGCSKNGAYGSDEDSERAGPDGEEDSAMEMEEAAASSSSSTPVPRARKARRSRSNGESKRSPASSRVTRSSGRQPSILSMFSKGSNKRKSEEVNGEVKQEVSAEKEDEEELEEKEQDEKRIKIETKEGSEIKDEITQVKTTTPAKTTPPKCVDCRQYLDDPDLKFFQGDPDDALEEPEMLTDERLSLFDANEDGFESYEDLPQHKVTSFSVYDKRGHLCPFDTGLIERNIELYFSGAVKPIYDDNPCLDGGVRAKKLGPINAWWITGFDGGEKALIGFTTAFADYILMEPSEEYAPIFALMQEKIYMSKIVVEFLQNNRDVSYEDLLNKIETTVPPAGLNFNRFTEDSLLRHAQFVVEQVESYDEAGDSDEPPVLITPCMRDLIKLAGVTLGKRRAVRRQAIRHPTKIDKDKGPTKATTTKLVYLIFDTFFSEQIEKDEKEDDKENAMKRRRCGVCEVCQQPECGKCKACQNMVKFGGSGRSKQACLQRRCPNLAVREADEDEEVDDNIPEMPSPKKMLQGRKKKQNKSRISWVGEPVKSDGKKDYYQRVCIDSETLEVGDCVSVSPDDPTKPLYLARVTAMWEDSSGQMFHAHWFCPGSDTVLGATSDPLELFLVDECEDMQLSYIHGKVNVIYKAPSENWSMQQGGLDTEIKMVEDDGRTYFYQMWYDQEYARFESPPKTEPTEDNKYKFCMSCTRLDEVRHKEIPKVAEPLEEGDGKMFYALATKNGVQYRVGDGVYLLPEAFSFSMKPASPAKRPKKEAVDEELHPEHYRKYSEYIKGSNLDAPDPYRVGRIKEIFCNIRSNGKPNEADIKLRIFKFYRPENTHKSMKASYHADINLLYWSDEETTVDFRAVQGRCTVVYGEDLTESIQDYSAGGLDRFYFLEAYNAKTKSFEDPPNHARSSGNKGKGKGKGKGKGKGKSSVTCEQSEQEPAELKLPKLRTLDVFSGCGGLSEGFHQAGVSETLWAIEMWEPAAQAFRLNNPGTTVFTEDCNVLLKLVMSGEKTNSLGQKLPQKGDVEMLCGGPPCQGFSGMNRFNSRTYSKFKNSLVVSFLSYCDYYRPRFFLLENVRNFVSFKRSMVLKLTLRCLVRMGYQCTFGVLQAGQYGVAQTRRRAIVLAAAPGEKLPMFPEPLHVFAPRACQLSVVVDDKKFVSNITRTYSGPFRTITVRDTMSDLPEIRNGASALEISYNGEPQSWFQRQIRGSQYQPILRDHICKDMSALVAARMRHIPLAPGSDWRDLPNIEVRLSDGTTTRKLRYTHHEKKNGRSSSGALRGVCSCAEGKPCDPADRQFNTLIPWCLPHTGNRHNHWAGLYGRLEWDGFFSTTVTNPEPMGKQGRVLHPEQHRVVSVRECARSQGFPDTYRLFGNILDKHRQVGNAVPPPLAKAIGLEIKSCVLAKLREDTAAPSAPEKMETVEPAD, encoded by the exons ATGGCCGGCCCCGGCTGCCG GCTGCAAGCTTTGGAGCGGGATGAAGAGAGCCTGAGCGAGAAG GCGGATGTGCGGGACCAGCTGAGCGAGCTCGAAGCCAAACTGCGCTGCGAGGAGCTGTCGGAG gagagGTACCTGGCCAAGGTGAAAGCCCTGCTCCACCAAGAGCTCTCGGCGGAGAATGGGGACGCGGCGCCGCTGCTGCGGGCGTCCAACGGGTGCTCCAAGAACGGCGCCTACGGCAGCGACGAGGACTCGGAGCGGGCAGGGCCCGACGGGGAAGAGGACAGTGCGATGGAGATGGAGGAAGCGGCcgcctcttcctcttcctcgaCCCCCGTGCCGAGAGCCCGCAAAGCCAGGAGGAGCAGATCCAACGGGGAGAGCAAAA GGTCTCCAGCCAGCTCCCGGGTCACCCGCAGCTCCGGCCGGCAGCCGAGCATCCTGAGCATGTTTTCCAAAGG GTCCAACAAACGGAAATCGGAGGAGGTGAACGGGGAGGTGAAGCAGGAGGTGAGCGCGGAgaaggaggatgaggaggagctggaggagaag GAACAAGACGAGAAGAGGATTAAAATCGAAACCAAAGAAGG GTCTGAGATAAAAGATGAAATTACTCAGGTTAAAACTACAACACCTGCTAAA ACCACCCCTCCCAAGTGCGTCGACTGCAGACAGTACCTCGATGACCCTGACCTCAAATTCTTCCAAGGGGATCCCGACGATGCC CTGGAGGAGCCCGAAATGCTGACGGATGAGCGCTTGTCCCTCTTCGACGCTAACGAAGACGGCTTTGAAAGCTACGAGGACCTGCCGCAGCACAAAGTCACCTCTTTTAG CGTCTACGACAAGCGAGGTCACCTGTGCCCGTTTGACACCGGCCTGATCGAGAGGAACATCGAGCTGTATTTCAGCGGAGCTGTGAAGCCCATTTACGACGACAACCCTTGCCTGGATG GCGGGGTGAGAGCCAAGAAGCTGGGGCCCATCAATGCCTGGTGGATCACGGGCTTCGACGGCGGGGAGAAAGCCCTGATCGGCTTCACCACAG CCTTCGCCGACTACATCCTGATGGAGCCCAGCGAGGAGTACGCGCCCATCTTCGCCCTGATGCAGGAGAAGATCTACATGAGCAAGATCGTGGTGGAATTCCTGCAAAACAACCGCGACGTCAGCTACGAGGATCTGCTCAACAAGATCGAG ACCACCGTGCCTCCCGCGGGGCTGAACTTCAACCGCTTCACAGAGGATTCGCTCCTGCGGCACGCTCAGTTcgtggtggagcaggtggaaaGCTACGACGAAGCCGGGGACAGCGACGAGCCCCCCGTCCTCATCACGCCCTGCATGAGAGACCTGATCAAGCTGGCTGGGGTCACCCTGGGGAAGAG GCGAGCCGTCCGGCGGCAGGCCATCCGGCACCCCACCAAAATAGACAAGGACAAGGGCCCCACCAAGGCTACCACCACCAAGCTGGTGTACCTCATCTTCGACACCTTCTTCTCGGAGCAGATCGAGAAGGACGAGAAGGAGGACGACAAGGAGAACGCCATGAAGCGCCGGCGCTGCGGCGTCTGCGAG GTGTGCCAGCAGCCCGAGTGTGGCAAGTGCAAGGCTTGCCAGAACATGGTGAAGTTTGGGGGCAGCGGACGGAGCAAGCAGGCCTGTTTGCAGAGGAG GTGCCCCAACCTGGCTGTCCGGGAAGCTGACGAGGACGAAGAAGTGGACGATAACATCCCCGAAATGCCGTCGCCCAAGAagatgctgcagggcaggaagaAGAAGCAGAACAAGAGCCGCATCTCCTGGGTGGGCGAGCCGGTCAAG AGCGATGGGAAGAAGGACTACTACCAGAGGGTGTGCATCGACTCGGAGACCCTGGAGGTGGGAGACTGCGTCTCCGTCAGCCCCGACGATCCCACCAAGCCCCTCTACCTCGCCAG GGTGACGGCCATGTGGGAGGACAGCAGCGGGCAGATGTTCCACGCGCACTGGTTCTGCCCGGGTTCGGACACCGTCCTGGGGGCCACCTCCGACCCTTTGGAGCTCTTCCTGGTGGACGAATGCGAGGACATGCAGCTGTCCTACATCCACGGCAAAGTCAACGTCATCTACAAGGCGCCCTCGGAGAATTGGTCCATGCAG CAGGGCGGGCTGGACACGGAGATCAAGATGGTTGAGGACGACGGGAGGACGTACTTCTACCAGATGTGGTACGACCAGGAGTACGCCCGCTTCGAGTCGCCGCCGAAGACCGAGCCCACGGAAGACAACAAGTACAA gTTCTGCATGAGCTGCACGCGTCTGGACGAGGTGAGGCACAAGGAGATACCCAAAGTGGCCGAGCCCTTGGAGGAAGGGGATGGGAAGATGTTCTACGCCCTGGCCACCAAGAACGGAGTGCAGTACAGGGTGGGAGACGGCGTCTACCTGCTGCCCGAAGCCTTTTCCTTCAG CATGAAACCCGCCAGCCCGGCCAAGCGCCCCAAAAAGGAGGCGGTGGACGAGGAGCTGCACCCGGAGCACTACCGCAAGTACTCGGAGTACATCAAGGGCAGCAACCTGGACGCCCCCGACCCTTACCGCGTGGGTCGCATCAAGGAGATCTTCTGCAACATCCGCAGCAACGGCAAGCCCAACGAGGCTGACATCAAGCTGCGCATCTTCAAGTTTTACAG ACCCGAAAACACGCACAAGTCCATGAAAGCCAGCTACCACGCGGACATCAACCTCCTGTACTGGAGCGACGAGGAGACGACCGTCGATTTCCGCGCTGTGCAGGGCCGCTGCACGGTGGTGTACGGCGAGGACCTGACCGAGAGCATCCAGGATTATTCCGCAGGCGGCCTCGACCGTTTCTACTTCTTAGAG gcttACAACGCAAAAACCAAGAGCTTCGAAGATCCCCCCAACCACGCGCGGAGCTCCGGGAataaagggaaggggaaaggcaaAGGGAAAG GCAAAGGCAAAGGGAAGTCGTCCGTCACCTGCGAGCAGAGCGAGCAGGAGCCTGCAGAGCTGAAGCTGCCCAAGCTGCGGACCCTGGACGTGTTCTCTGGCTGCGGGGGGCTCTCCGAGGGCTTCCACCAGGCAG GCGTGTCGGAGACGCTGTGGGCCATCGAGATGTGGGAGCCGGCCGCCCAGGCTTTCCGGCTGAACAACCCCGGCACCACCGTCTTCACGGAGGACTGCAACGTCCTGCTGAAGCTGGTCATGTCCGGCGAGAAAACCAACTCGCTGGGGCAGAAGCTGCCACAGAAGGGGGACGTGGAGATGCTGTGCGGAGGCCCCCCGTGCCAGGGCTTCAGCGGCATGAATCGCTTCAACTCCCGCACCTACTCCAAGTTCAAGAACTCCCTGGTGGTCTCCTTCCTCAG CTACTGCGACTACTACCGGCCGCGGTTCTTCCTGCTGGAGAACGTCAGGAACTTCGTGTCCTTCAAGCGCTCCATGGTGCTGAAGCTCACCCTGCGCTGCCTTGTCCGCATGGGTTACCAGTGCACCTTTGGGGTCCTGCAG GCTGGCCAGTACGGCGTGGCCCAGACGCGGCGGAGAGCCATCGTCCTTGCTGCAGCTCCCGGTGAGAAGCTGCCCATGTTCCCCGAGCCCCTGCACGTGTTTGCCCCCCGTGCCTGCCAGCTGAGCGTGGTGGTGGACGACAAGAAATTTGTCAGCAACATCACCCG GACGTATTCCGGTCCCTTCCGCACCATCACGGTGCGGGACACCATGTCCGACCTGCCCGAAATCCGGAACGGTGCCTCTGCCCTGGAGATCTCCTACAACGGGGAGCCCCAGTCCTGGTTCCAGCGGCAGATCCGGGGCTCCCAGTACCAGCCCATCCTCAGGGATCACATCTGCAAG GACATGAGCGCCTTGGTGGCGGCGCGGATGAGACACATCCCCCTGGCCCCCGGCTCCGACTGGCGCGACCTGCCCAACATCGAGGTGCGGCTGTCGGACGGCACGACCACGCGCAAGCTGCGGTACACGCACCACGAGAAGAAAAACGGCCGCAGCAGCTCAGGAGCGCTGCGGGGAGTCTGCTCCTGCGCAGAAG GGAAGCCCTGCGACCCCGCGGACCGGCAGTTCAACACCCTCATCCCCTGGTGCCTGCCCCACACCGGCAACCGGCACAACCACTGGGCCGGGCTCTACGGGCGGCTGGAGTGGGATGGCTTCTTCAGCACCACCGTCACCAACCCCGAACCCATGGGCAAGCAG GGCCGGGTTCTGCACCCCGAGCAGCACCGGGTAGTGAGCGTGAGGGAGTGCGCCCGCTCCCAGGGCTTCCCCGATACCTACCGGCTCTTCGGGAACATCCTCGACAAGCACAGACAG GTCGGTAACGCAGTGCCTCCTCCTCTAGCCAAAGCCATCGGGCTGGAGATTAAATCGTGCGTGTTGGCGAAGCTGAGGGAAGACACCGCGG cGCCCAGCGCCCCGGAGAAGATGGAAACGGTGGAACCGGCTGACTGA
- the DNMT1 gene encoding DNA (cytosine-5)-methyltransferase 1 isoform X6 produces MEMEEAAASSSSSTPVPRARKARRSRSNGESKRSPASSRVTRSSGRQPSILSMFSKGSNKRKSEEVNGEVKQEVSAEKEDEEELEEKEQDEKRIKIETKEGSEIKDEITQVKTTTPAKTTPPKCVDCRQYLDDPDLKFFQGDPDDALEEPEMLTDERLSLFDANEDGFESYEDLPQHKVTSFSVYDKRGHLCPFDTGLIERNIELYFSGAVKPIYDDNPCLDGGVRAKKLGPINAWWITGFDGGEKALIGFTTAFADYILMEPSEEYAPIFALMQEKIYMSKIVVEFLQNNRDVSYEDLLNKIETTVPPAGLNFNRFTEDSLLRHAQFVVEQVESYDEAGDSDEPPVLITPCMRDLIKLAGVTLGKRRAVRRQAIRHPTKIDKDKGPTKATTTKLVYLIFDTFFSEQIEKDEKEDDKENAMKRRRCGVCEVCQQPECGKCKACQNMVKFGGSGRSKQACLQRRCPNLAVREADEDEEVDDNIPEMPSPKKMLQGRKKKQNKSRISWVGEPVKSDGKKDYYQRVCIDSETLEVGDCVSVSPDDPTKPLYLARVTAMWEDSSGQMFHAHWFCPGSDTVLGATSDPLELFLVDECEDMQLSYIHGKVNVIYKAPSENWSMQQGGLDTEIKMVEDDGRTYFYQMWYDQEYARFESPPKTEPTEDNKYKFCMSCTRLDEVRHKEIPKVAEPLEEGDGKMFYALATKNGVQYRVGDGVYLLPEAFSFSMKPASPAKRPKKEAVDEELHPEHYRKYSEYIKGSNLDAPDPYRVGRIKEIFCNIRSNGKPNEADIKLRIFKFYRPENTHKSMKASYHADINLLYWSDEETTVDFRAVQGRCTVVYGEDLTESIQDYSAGGLDRFYFLEAYNAKTKSFEDPPNHARSSGNKGKGKGKGKGKGKGKSSVTCEQSEQEPAELKLPKLRTLDVFSGCGGLSEGFHQAGVSETLWAIEMWEPAAQAFRLNNPGTTVFTEDCNVLLKLVMSGEKTNSLGQKLPQKGDVEMLCGGPPCQGFSGMNRFNSRTYSKFKNSLVVSFLSYCDYYRPRFFLLENVRNFVSFKRSMVLKLTLRCLVRMGYQCTFGVLQAGQYGVAQTRRRAIVLAAAPGEKLPMFPEPLHVFAPRACQLSVVVDDKKFVSNITRTYSGPFRTITVRDTMSDLPEIRNGASALEISYNGEPQSWFQRQIRGSQYQPILRDHICKDMSALVAARMRHIPLAPGSDWRDLPNIEVRLSDGTTTRKLRYTHHEKKNGRSSSGALRGVCSCAEGKPCDPADRQFNTLIPWCLPHTGNRHNHWAGLYGRLEWDGFFSTTVTNPEPMGKQGRVLHPEQHRVVSVRECARSQGFPDTYRLFGNILDKHRQVGNAVPPPLAKAIGLEIKSCVLAKLREDTAAPSAPEKMETVEPAD; encoded by the exons ATGGAGATGGAGGAAGCGGCcgcctcttcctcttcctcgaCCCCCGTGCCGAGAGCCCGCAAAGCCAGGAGGAGCAGATCCAACGGGGAGAGCAAAA GGTCTCCAGCCAGCTCCCGGGTCACCCGCAGCTCCGGCCGGCAGCCGAGCATCCTGAGCATGTTTTCCAAAGG GTCCAACAAACGGAAATCGGAGGAGGTGAACGGGGAGGTGAAGCAGGAGGTGAGCGCGGAgaaggaggatgaggaggagctggaggagaag GAACAAGACGAGAAGAGGATTAAAATCGAAACCAAAGAAGG GTCTGAGATAAAAGATGAAATTACTCAGGTTAAAACTACAACACCTGCTAAA ACCACCCCTCCCAAGTGCGTCGACTGCAGACAGTACCTCGATGACCCTGACCTCAAATTCTTCCAAGGGGATCCCGACGATGCC CTGGAGGAGCCCGAAATGCTGACGGATGAGCGCTTGTCCCTCTTCGACGCTAACGAAGACGGCTTTGAAAGCTACGAGGACCTGCCGCAGCACAAAGTCACCTCTTTTAG CGTCTACGACAAGCGAGGTCACCTGTGCCCGTTTGACACCGGCCTGATCGAGAGGAACATCGAGCTGTATTTCAGCGGAGCTGTGAAGCCCATTTACGACGACAACCCTTGCCTGGATG GCGGGGTGAGAGCCAAGAAGCTGGGGCCCATCAATGCCTGGTGGATCACGGGCTTCGACGGCGGGGAGAAAGCCCTGATCGGCTTCACCACAG CCTTCGCCGACTACATCCTGATGGAGCCCAGCGAGGAGTACGCGCCCATCTTCGCCCTGATGCAGGAGAAGATCTACATGAGCAAGATCGTGGTGGAATTCCTGCAAAACAACCGCGACGTCAGCTACGAGGATCTGCTCAACAAGATCGAG ACCACCGTGCCTCCCGCGGGGCTGAACTTCAACCGCTTCACAGAGGATTCGCTCCTGCGGCACGCTCAGTTcgtggtggagcaggtggaaaGCTACGACGAAGCCGGGGACAGCGACGAGCCCCCCGTCCTCATCACGCCCTGCATGAGAGACCTGATCAAGCTGGCTGGGGTCACCCTGGGGAAGAG GCGAGCCGTCCGGCGGCAGGCCATCCGGCACCCCACCAAAATAGACAAGGACAAGGGCCCCACCAAGGCTACCACCACCAAGCTGGTGTACCTCATCTTCGACACCTTCTTCTCGGAGCAGATCGAGAAGGACGAGAAGGAGGACGACAAGGAGAACGCCATGAAGCGCCGGCGCTGCGGCGTCTGCGAG GTGTGCCAGCAGCCCGAGTGTGGCAAGTGCAAGGCTTGCCAGAACATGGTGAAGTTTGGGGGCAGCGGACGGAGCAAGCAGGCCTGTTTGCAGAGGAG GTGCCCCAACCTGGCTGTCCGGGAAGCTGACGAGGACGAAGAAGTGGACGATAACATCCCCGAAATGCCGTCGCCCAAGAagatgctgcagggcaggaagaAGAAGCAGAACAAGAGCCGCATCTCCTGGGTGGGCGAGCCGGTCAAG AGCGATGGGAAGAAGGACTACTACCAGAGGGTGTGCATCGACTCGGAGACCCTGGAGGTGGGAGACTGCGTCTCCGTCAGCCCCGACGATCCCACCAAGCCCCTCTACCTCGCCAG GGTGACGGCCATGTGGGAGGACAGCAGCGGGCAGATGTTCCACGCGCACTGGTTCTGCCCGGGTTCGGACACCGTCCTGGGGGCCACCTCCGACCCTTTGGAGCTCTTCCTGGTGGACGAATGCGAGGACATGCAGCTGTCCTACATCCACGGCAAAGTCAACGTCATCTACAAGGCGCCCTCGGAGAATTGGTCCATGCAG CAGGGCGGGCTGGACACGGAGATCAAGATGGTTGAGGACGACGGGAGGACGTACTTCTACCAGATGTGGTACGACCAGGAGTACGCCCGCTTCGAGTCGCCGCCGAAGACCGAGCCCACGGAAGACAACAAGTACAA gTTCTGCATGAGCTGCACGCGTCTGGACGAGGTGAGGCACAAGGAGATACCCAAAGTGGCCGAGCCCTTGGAGGAAGGGGATGGGAAGATGTTCTACGCCCTGGCCACCAAGAACGGAGTGCAGTACAGGGTGGGAGACGGCGTCTACCTGCTGCCCGAAGCCTTTTCCTTCAG CATGAAACCCGCCAGCCCGGCCAAGCGCCCCAAAAAGGAGGCGGTGGACGAGGAGCTGCACCCGGAGCACTACCGCAAGTACTCGGAGTACATCAAGGGCAGCAACCTGGACGCCCCCGACCCTTACCGCGTGGGTCGCATCAAGGAGATCTTCTGCAACATCCGCAGCAACGGCAAGCCCAACGAGGCTGACATCAAGCTGCGCATCTTCAAGTTTTACAG ACCCGAAAACACGCACAAGTCCATGAAAGCCAGCTACCACGCGGACATCAACCTCCTGTACTGGAGCGACGAGGAGACGACCGTCGATTTCCGCGCTGTGCAGGGCCGCTGCACGGTGGTGTACGGCGAGGACCTGACCGAGAGCATCCAGGATTATTCCGCAGGCGGCCTCGACCGTTTCTACTTCTTAGAG gcttACAACGCAAAAACCAAGAGCTTCGAAGATCCCCCCAACCACGCGCGGAGCTCCGGGAataaagggaaggggaaaggcaaAGGGAAAG GCAAAGGCAAAGGGAAGTCGTCCGTCACCTGCGAGCAGAGCGAGCAGGAGCCTGCAGAGCTGAAGCTGCCCAAGCTGCGGACCCTGGACGTGTTCTCTGGCTGCGGGGGGCTCTCCGAGGGCTTCCACCAGGCAG GCGTGTCGGAGACGCTGTGGGCCATCGAGATGTGGGAGCCGGCCGCCCAGGCTTTCCGGCTGAACAACCCCGGCACCACCGTCTTCACGGAGGACTGCAACGTCCTGCTGAAGCTGGTCATGTCCGGCGAGAAAACCAACTCGCTGGGGCAGAAGCTGCCACAGAAGGGGGACGTGGAGATGCTGTGCGGAGGCCCCCCGTGCCAGGGCTTCAGCGGCATGAATCGCTTCAACTCCCGCACCTACTCCAAGTTCAAGAACTCCCTGGTGGTCTCCTTCCTCAG CTACTGCGACTACTACCGGCCGCGGTTCTTCCTGCTGGAGAACGTCAGGAACTTCGTGTCCTTCAAGCGCTCCATGGTGCTGAAGCTCACCCTGCGCTGCCTTGTCCGCATGGGTTACCAGTGCACCTTTGGGGTCCTGCAG GCTGGCCAGTACGGCGTGGCCCAGACGCGGCGGAGAGCCATCGTCCTTGCTGCAGCTCCCGGTGAGAAGCTGCCCATGTTCCCCGAGCCCCTGCACGTGTTTGCCCCCCGTGCCTGCCAGCTGAGCGTGGTGGTGGACGACAAGAAATTTGTCAGCAACATCACCCG GACGTATTCCGGTCCCTTCCGCACCATCACGGTGCGGGACACCATGTCCGACCTGCCCGAAATCCGGAACGGTGCCTCTGCCCTGGAGATCTCCTACAACGGGGAGCCCCAGTCCTGGTTCCAGCGGCAGATCCGGGGCTCCCAGTACCAGCCCATCCTCAGGGATCACATCTGCAAG GACATGAGCGCCTTGGTGGCGGCGCGGATGAGACACATCCCCCTGGCCCCCGGCTCCGACTGGCGCGACCTGCCCAACATCGAGGTGCGGCTGTCGGACGGCACGACCACGCGCAAGCTGCGGTACACGCACCACGAGAAGAAAAACGGCCGCAGCAGCTCAGGAGCGCTGCGGGGAGTCTGCTCCTGCGCAGAAG GGAAGCCCTGCGACCCCGCGGACCGGCAGTTCAACACCCTCATCCCCTGGTGCCTGCCCCACACCGGCAACCGGCACAACCACTGGGCCGGGCTCTACGGGCGGCTGGAGTGGGATGGCTTCTTCAGCACCACCGTCACCAACCCCGAACCCATGGGCAAGCAG GGCCGGGTTCTGCACCCCGAGCAGCACCGGGTAGTGAGCGTGAGGGAGTGCGCCCGCTCCCAGGGCTTCCCCGATACCTACCGGCTCTTCGGGAACATCCTCGACAAGCACAGACAG GTCGGTAACGCAGTGCCTCCTCCTCTAGCCAAAGCCATCGGGCTGGAGATTAAATCGTGCGTGTTGGCGAAGCTGAGGGAAGACACCGCGG cGCCCAGCGCCCCGGAGAAGATGGAAACGGTGGAACCGGCTGACTGA